From the genome of Chania multitudinisentens RB-25, one region includes:
- the argA gene encoding amino-acid N-acetyltransferase, which translates to MKERSTELVQGFRHSVPYINAHRGKTFVIMLGGEAIEHDNFSNIVNDIGLLHSLGIRLVVVYGARPQIDSNLAQHNYEPVYHKHTRVTDAHTLELVKQAAGLLQLDITARLSMSLNNTPLQGAHINVVSGNFIIAQPLGVDDGVDYCHSGRIRRIDDEAIHRQLDSNAIVLIGPVAVSVTGESFNLTSEEVATQLAIKLKAEKMIGFCSSQGVTDTKRNIISELFPNDAQKRIEQLEETGDYHSGTVRFLRGAVKACRSGVRRSHLISYQEDGALVQELFSRDGIGTQIVMESAEQVRRATINDIGGILELIRPLEQQGILVRRSREQLEMEIDKFTIIERDNLTIACAALYPFPEEKIGEMACVAVHPDYRSSSRGEMLLQRVENQARQMGLQKLFVLTTRSIHWFQERGFTPAEVDVLPMQKQALYNYQRRSKILLADL; encoded by the coding sequence GTGAAGGAACGTAGCACAGAGTTGGTTCAAGGATTCCGTCACTCAGTTCCCTATATTAATGCTCACCGTGGCAAAACGTTTGTCATCATGCTGGGTGGCGAAGCCATCGAACATGATAATTTTTCCAATATCGTCAACGATATCGGGTTATTACATAGCCTGGGTATCCGCCTGGTGGTGGTGTATGGCGCACGGCCGCAGATTGACAGCAACCTGGCGCAGCATAATTACGAACCAGTTTATCACAAGCATACTCGCGTCACCGATGCCCACACGCTGGAACTGGTTAAACAGGCCGCTGGCCTGCTGCAACTGGATATTACCGCACGGCTTTCCATGAGCCTGAACAACACACCGCTGCAAGGAGCACACATCAACGTGGTGAGTGGCAACTTTATCATTGCCCAACCCCTTGGTGTGGATGACGGTGTTGACTACTGTCACAGTGGCCGTATCCGCCGTATTGACGATGAAGCGATCCATCGCCAGCTTGATAGTAATGCCATTGTGCTGATTGGCCCAGTGGCGGTTTCCGTCACTGGCGAAAGCTTTAACCTGACCTCGGAAGAAGTTGCCACTCAATTGGCGATTAAACTGAAAGCCGAGAAAATGATCGGTTTCTGCTCCTCACAAGGGGTGACGGATACCAAGCGCAACATTATTTCTGAGCTGTTCCCTAACGATGCGCAAAAACGCATTGAGCAACTGGAAGAAACCGGTGATTACCATTCTGGCACCGTGCGTTTCCTGCGCGGTGCGGTCAAAGCCTGCCGTAGCGGGGTACGCCGTAGCCATCTGATCAGTTACCAGGAAGACGGTGCACTGGTACAGGAACTGTTCTCACGCGATGGTATCGGTACTCAGATTGTTATGGAAAGCGCAGAACAGGTGCGCCGCGCAACCATCAACGATATTGGAGGGATACTTGAGCTGATTCGCCCGTTGGAGCAGCAAGGTATTCTGGTACGCCGCTCACGTGAACAACTGGAAATGGAGATCGACAAATTCACGATTATTGAACGTGATAACCTGACCATCGCCTGTGCCGCACTCTATCCGTTCCCAGAAGAAAAAATTGGTGAGATGGCCTGCGTGGCGGTGCATCCTGATTACCGCAGTTCGTCGCGCGGCGAAATGCTGTTGCAAAGGGTAGAAAACCAGGCCCGGCAAATGGGGTTACAGAAGCTGTTTGTGCTGACTACGCGCAGCATTCACTGGTTTCAGGAGCGGGGCTTCACCCCCGCAGAAGTGGACGTTTTACCGATGCAAAAGCAGGCGTTATACAACTATCAGCGCCGTTCAAAAATCCTGTTGGCCGATCTGTAA
- the tcdA gene encoding tRNA cyclic N6-threonylcarbamoyladenosine(37) synthase TcdA: MSTPYSEAYLQRFGGTARLYGTPALALFAQAHVCVIGIGGVGSWAAEALARTGIGAITLIDMDDVCVTNTNRQIHALRAHVGQSKTEVMAERILAINPECRVSCVDDFITPDNVAELLNHNFSYVIDAIDSVRPKAALLAYCRRFKIPVVTTGGAGGQIDPTRIAVVDLAKTIQDPLAAKLRERLKNDFHVVKNSKGKLGIDCVFSTEPLVYPQPDGSVCASRSTAEGPKKMDCSAGFGAATMVTATFGFIAVSHALKKMLAKAARQA, encoded by the coding sequence ATGAGCACCCCCTATTCAGAAGCCTATTTACAGCGTTTTGGCGGCACGGCGCGTTTGTATGGCACGCCCGCGTTAGCACTCTTTGCCCAGGCGCATGTTTGTGTGATTGGTATCGGCGGGGTTGGTTCGTGGGCCGCAGAGGCGCTGGCAAGAACCGGTATCGGTGCTATTACCTTGATCGATATGGATGATGTGTGTGTTACCAATACCAATCGTCAGATTCATGCATTGCGTGCGCACGTTGGCCAGTCAAAAACCGAGGTGATGGCGGAGCGTATTCTGGCGATCAATCCAGAATGCCGGGTGAGCTGTGTGGATGATTTTATCACTCCAGATAATGTCGCTGAGCTGTTGAACCACAATTTCAGCTATGTGATTGATGCTATCGACAGTGTGCGACCGAAAGCCGCGCTATTGGCCTATTGCCGCCGTTTTAAAATCCCGGTAGTGACAACCGGAGGAGCCGGTGGGCAGATCGATCCAACGCGGATTGCCGTTGTGGATCTGGCGAAAACCATTCAGGACCCGTTGGCGGCGAAGCTGCGTGAAAGGCTGAAAAATGACTTTCACGTGGTAAAAAACAGCAAAGGCAAATTGGGGATTGATTGTGTCTTTTCCACCGAACCGCTGGTTTACCCACAGCCAGATGGCTCAGTATGTGCTTCGCGCAGCACGGCGGAAGGGCCGAAGAAAATGGATTGCAGCGCCGGTTTTGGGGCGGCAACCATGGTCACCGCCACGTTCGGTTTTATCGCAGTTTCTCATGCGCTGAAAAAGATGCTGGCTAAAGCGGCGCGTCAGGCGTAG
- the recD gene encoding exodeoxyribonuclease V subunit alpha: MIEILNQALVSGVLRPLDVHFAHIVAGDDEPELQLAAACLSAEAGAGHVCLLLEQLLPENLFNGRQPELAMAAWQAAGSLDLARWQQRLVASAAVSDGNRATPMVLQQHRLYLQRMWQSEGEVAAFMGSNSVPQVVDETQLRTILDQLFGEAANEPDWQKIAAAVAATRRIAVISGGPGTGKTTTVAKLLAALVQLGGDTRLRIQLAAPTGKAAARLTESLSIASRQLPLTPEQRGLFPVEAATLHRLLGAQPNSQRMRYHRGNPLHLDVLVVDEASMVDLPMMARLIAALPPGARVIFLGDRDQLASVEAGAVLGDICRFAEQGYSSSRAAQLARLTGYPLQGQAAEIGAAVRDSLCLLRKSYRFDANSGIGQLALAVNAGDRQQVMAVLNGHYEDVAGYPLAENEDYPQLLAACVEGYRDYLRLVAAGADATTILESFGRFQVLCALREGPFGVAGLNERIETGLQRANLIRRSPGPAGRWYLGRPVMIGRNDSALGLFNGDIGIALPGEGGDLRVHFQLPDGSIKSVQPSRLPAHETAYAMTVHKSQGSEFEHTLLVLPHHFLPVLTRELVYTAITRARKRLSLYATEPVLLAAIRTPTQRRSGLVERLQA, encoded by the coding sequence ATGATTGAGATCCTGAATCAGGCGTTGGTGTCGGGGGTGTTGCGCCCGCTGGATGTGCATTTCGCTCACATCGTTGCTGGTGATGATGAACCGGAGCTCCAGTTGGCGGCGGCTTGCTTGAGCGCGGAGGCAGGGGCTGGTCACGTTTGTCTGTTGCTGGAACAGTTGCTGCCGGAAAATCTGTTCAATGGCCGCCAGCCAGAACTGGCGATGGCGGCATGGCAGGCAGCGGGGAGCTTGGATTTAGCTCGCTGGCAACAACGTTTGGTAGCCTCGGCGGCGGTGAGTGATGGCAACAGGGCTACGCCGATGGTGTTGCAGCAGCATCGGTTATATCTGCAACGTATGTGGCAAAGCGAAGGCGAAGTCGCGGCTTTTATGGGCAGCAACAGTGTCCCGCAGGTGGTTGACGAAACGCAGCTACGCACAATTCTCGATCAACTGTTTGGTGAAGCGGCAAATGAACCTGATTGGCAAAAAATCGCCGCCGCCGTGGCGGCCACGCGCCGTATCGCCGTGATTTCCGGTGGCCCCGGTACGGGTAAAACGACCACCGTAGCTAAATTGCTTGCCGCACTGGTGCAACTTGGCGGCGATACGCGTTTGCGTATCCAGCTTGCAGCCCCGACGGGCAAAGCCGCGGCAAGGCTGACGGAGTCATTGAGCATTGCCAGCCGTCAGTTACCGTTAACACCGGAACAACGGGGGTTATTCCCGGTAGAAGCCGCCACGTTGCACCGTTTATTGGGGGCACAGCCTAACAGCCAACGAATGCGCTATCACCGAGGTAATCCGCTGCACCTGGATGTGTTGGTGGTGGACGAAGCGTCGATGGTGGATTTGCCAATGATGGCACGGTTGATCGCCGCTTTGCCGCCGGGGGCTCGGGTGATATTTCTCGGTGACCGCGATCAACTGGCCTCGGTGGAGGCTGGCGCGGTGCTGGGAGATATCTGCCGTTTTGCTGAACAGGGCTACAGCAGCAGCCGTGCGGCGCAGTTGGCCCGTTTAACCGGTTACCCGTTGCAGGGGCAAGCGGCAGAAATAGGGGCCGCAGTGCGTGACAGCCTGTGCCTGCTGCGCAAGAGCTATCGGTTTGATGCCAACTCTGGCATTGGTCAGCTGGCGCTAGCGGTGAACGCCGGTGACCGCCAACAGGTGATGGCCGTGCTGAATGGCCATTATGAGGATGTGGCTGGTTATCCATTGGCAGAAAACGAGGATTACCCGCAATTGTTGGCTGCCTGCGTTGAGGGGTATCGCGATTATCTTCGGCTGGTGGCCGCAGGGGCTGATGCTACCACGATATTGGAAAGCTTCGGTCGTTTTCAGGTGTTGTGCGCTTTGCGTGAGGGGCCGTTTGGCGTTGCCGGGCTGAATGAACGTATTGAAACCGGGTTGCAGCGCGCAAATCTGATTCGCCGTAGCCCCGGCCCCGCCGGGCGCTGGTATTTAGGGCGGCCGGTAATGATTGGCCGTAACGACAGCGCACTGGGGCTGTTCAACGGCGATATCGGCATTGCTTTGCCCGGCGAGGGGGGCGATCTGCGGGTGCATTTCCAGTTACCGGACGGCAGCATTAAATCGGTGCAGCCGAGCCGTTTACCAGCACATGAAACTGCCTATGCAATGACGGTACATAAATCGCAGGGATCGGAGTTTGAGCATACGCTGTTGGTGTTGCCGCATCATTTTTTGCCGGTGCTGACGCGCGAACTGGTGTATACCGCCATTACTCGCGCACGCAAACGGCTTTCACTTTATGCAACGGAGCCAGTTCTGCTAGCGGCTATTCGCACGCCGACTCAGCGCCGTAGTGGCTTGGTGGAACGGTTGCAGGCTTGA
- the mltA gene encoding murein transglycosylase A has protein sequence MKGRWGKYLLCGVVVAVLAGCSSKPTDHGQQYKDGRLDQPLEWVSQPNTKGVPMNGKDYSAQLMEIKRASPSLFSRNTSTYQAVQSWLASGADTRQLSQFGLSAYQMEGVDNYGNVQFTGYYTPVLQARYTQQGEFRYPLYRMPAKGKRRLPNRASIYSGALDSRYIIAYTNSLMDNFMMEVQGSGYVDFGNGQPLVFFGYSGKNGHAYHSIGKVLIDRGEVAKADMSMQAIRQWAATHSEAEVRELLEQNPSFVFFHPQSFALVKGASAVPLIAKASVASDRSLIPAGTTLLAEVPLLDNQGKFTGKYEMRLVVALDVGGAIKGQHFDLYQGIGPEAGHAAGYYNHYGRVWVLKGANGELPLFGAYQPPSAAGKALLATR, from the coding sequence ATGAAAGGACGTTGGGGTAAATATCTGCTGTGTGGGGTCGTGGTTGCTGTGCTGGCGGGGTGCTCATCAAAACCGACCGATCATGGGCAGCAGTATAAGGATGGCCGTCTGGATCAGCCGCTGGAATGGGTGAGTCAGCCTAATACCAAGGGCGTTCCTATGAATGGCAAAGATTATTCCGCTCAGTTAATGGAAATAAAGCGCGCCTCTCCGTCTCTTTTTAGCCGTAATACCTCTACCTATCAGGCAGTACAAAGCTGGTTGGCTTCTGGAGCGGATACCCGCCAGTTAAGCCAGTTCGGTCTAAGTGCCTACCAGATGGAAGGCGTAGATAACTACGGTAATGTCCAGTTTACCGGTTATTACACGCCAGTTTTACAGGCACGTTATACCCAGCAGGGGGAATTCCGTTACCCGCTGTACCGTATGCCAGCGAAAGGCAAACGCCGTTTGCCGAATCGCGCGAGTATTTATTCCGGTGCGCTGGATAGCCGTTACATCATTGCATATACCAACTCGCTGATGGACAACTTTATGATGGAAGTCCAGGGCAGTGGTTATGTGGATTTCGGTAACGGCCAGCCGTTGGTGTTTTTTGGCTATAGTGGCAAGAATGGCCATGCTTACCACAGCATCGGCAAAGTGCTTATCGATCGTGGTGAAGTGGCCAAAGCAGATATGTCAATGCAGGCCATTCGCCAATGGGCGGCTACCCATAGCGAAGCCGAAGTGCGCGAACTGCTGGAACAGAACCCTTCCTTTGTTTTCTTCCATCCACAATCCTTTGCCCTAGTGAAAGGTGCCAGCGCCGTACCGCTGATTGCCAAAGCCTCGGTGGCCTCCGATCGCTCGCTGATCCCGGCTGGCACCACATTGCTGGCGGAAGTACCGCTGCTGGACAATCAGGGTAAATTCACGGGAAAATATGAAATGCGCCTGGTGGTAGCCCTGGATGTGGGCGGCGCAATTAAAGGCCAGCATTTCGATCTGTATCAGGGGATCGGCCCGGAAGCGGGTCATGCGGCGGGTTATTATAATCACTATGGGCGTGTGTGGGTGTTGAAAGGGGCTAATGGTGAGTTGCCACTATTCGGTGCTTACCAACCACCATCTGCTGCCGGTAAAGCTTTGTTGGCCACCCGCTAA
- the recB gene encoding exodeoxyribonuclease V subunit beta: MTTVVPKKLDALTLPLFGERLIEASAGTGKTFTIGALYLRLLLGLGQAAAFHRPLTVEEILVVTFTEAATEELRGRIRSNIHALRIACVRGHSQDPLFSSLMTEIGNLSDAAVQLLAAERQMDEAAIYTIHGFCQRMLTHNAFESGILFEQTLIQDELPLRRQACADFWRRHCYPLPLNVARVVSQEWSGPEALLSDLAGYLQGEAPALRQPPKEHETVLVRHEQIVARINAIKMQWQADAGGLEGLISQSGVDKRSYSSKHLPNWLHKVGEWAGQETQDYQLPKELDKFRQSVLLEKTKKGEAPRHGLFVAIDELFAEPLTLRDLIMARALSEIRTSIAQEKRQRAELGFDDLLSKLDAALQSAGGEQLAQAIRQRYPVAMIDEFQDTDPQQYRIFQKLYLGQPHCGLLLIGDPKQAIYAFRGADIFTYMRARSEVSAHYTLETNWRSSPAMVESVNRLFAQVENPFLFRQIPFIDVVVAQKNQGLAFEWQNKPQPAMQFWLQQGEGVGVSDYQQLMARQCAAQIRDWLSAGQAGEAWLVNGDKRRSVQASDITILVRSRAEAALVRDALSALAIPSVYLSNRDSVFDTPEAKDLLWLLQAVLAPEQERTLRSAMATGLLGLDALALDDLNQDERAWDALVNEFDEYRTHWQRRGVLPMLREVMVRRHLAENLLASPGGERRLTDVMHLGELLQEATVQLDSEHALVRWLAQQIAQPNRQSDNQQLRLESDRHLVQVITIHKSKGLEFDLVWLPFVGNFRQQRQVLYHDRKTFQALLDLNANEESIAWAEEERLAEDLRLLYVALTRSVYHCSIGIAPLFLGTRKKQGETDLHRSALGYLLQAGQAGDAAYLKESLQTLATGGIKLTLVDAPAEHLWQPPAAAVAELAAKRFARQIQDFWRVTSYTGLQQHGAAGMPELLPRLDIDAAGEQGEDKGPELSPHTFPRGAAPGTFLHSLFENLDFTQPLNEPWLLEQLLQQGFDAHWLPVVKTWMQVLLNTPLNSSGVALSALAAEFKQAEMQFYLPINGLLQARELDALVKRYDPLAARCPELSFQQVQGMLKGFIDLVFCWQGKYYLLDYKSNWLGDGSSAYTQQAMERAMAEHRYDLQYQLYTLALHRYLGHRLADYDYSSHFGGVIYLFLRGVDAQHPGNGIFACRPEEALVQGMDRLFNGEAIGAEEGQ; encoded by the coding sequence ATGACAACCGTGGTTCCTAAGAAGCTTGATGCACTGACGTTGCCGTTGTTTGGTGAACGGCTGATTGAAGCTTCGGCAGGAACCGGCAAAACCTTTACCATTGGAGCGCTTTATCTGCGTTTGCTGCTTGGCTTAGGCCAGGCAGCGGCCTTTCATCGCCCTTTGACGGTAGAAGAAATCCTGGTGGTGACTTTTACCGAGGCAGCGACTGAAGAATTACGCGGGCGTATTCGCAGCAATATCCATGCGTTACGGATTGCCTGTGTACGCGGGCACAGCCAAGATCCGCTGTTTTCCTCACTGATGACGGAGATTGGCAATCTGTCTGATGCGGCGGTGCAGTTGCTGGCCGCAGAACGGCAGATGGATGAAGCAGCGATTTACACCATCCACGGTTTTTGTCAGCGAATGCTGACTCACAACGCATTTGAATCCGGCATTCTGTTTGAACAAACGCTGATACAAGATGAGTTACCGCTGCGGCGCCAGGCCTGTGCAGATTTCTGGCGCCGCCATTGTTACCCTTTGCCGCTGAATGTGGCAAGGGTGGTCAGCCAGGAATGGAGCGGCCCAGAAGCGCTGTTGAGCGATCTCGCCGGTTATTTGCAGGGCGAGGCTCCGGCATTGCGCCAGCCGCCGAAAGAGCACGAAACGGTATTGGTGCGCCATGAGCAGATTGTTGCACGCATCAATGCCATCAAAATGCAGTGGCAGGCCGATGCAGGGGGACTGGAAGGATTAATCAGCCAGTCTGGTGTTGATAAACGCAGTTACAGTAGTAAACACTTACCTAACTGGTTGCATAAGGTCGGCGAGTGGGCTGGGCAGGAAACGCAGGATTATCAGTTACCCAAAGAGCTGGATAAGTTCCGCCAGTCGGTATTGCTGGAGAAAACCAAAAAAGGGGAAGCGCCGCGTCATGGGCTGTTTGTGGCAATTGATGAGCTATTTGCGGAACCCTTGACGCTGCGCGACCTGATCATGGCTCGCGCATTAAGTGAGATCCGTACTTCCATTGCGCAAGAGAAACGCCAGCGTGCCGAGCTGGGGTTTGATGATCTGCTAAGCAAGCTGGACGCCGCTCTGCAAAGTGCCGGTGGTGAACAACTGGCCCAGGCGATTCGCCAACGTTACCCGGTGGCGATGATCGATGAATTTCAGGATACCGATCCCCAGCAATACCGTATCTTCCAAAAACTTTATCTTGGTCAGCCTCACTGTGGTTTGCTGCTGATTGGCGATCCCAAACAGGCGATTTACGCTTTCCGTGGTGCAGATATCTTCACTTATATGCGTGCTCGTTCAGAGGTGAGCGCCCACTATACGCTGGAAACCAATTGGCGTTCATCACCTGCGATGGTAGAGAGCGTGAATCGGTTGTTTGCCCAGGTGGAAAATCCGTTTCTGTTCAGACAGATCCCATTCATTGATGTGGTTGTCGCGCAGAAGAATCAAGGGCTGGCCTTTGAATGGCAGAACAAGCCGCAACCGGCAATGCAGTTTTGGTTGCAACAGGGGGAAGGTGTTGGAGTAAGTGATTACCAACAACTAATGGCCCGCCAGTGTGCGGCGCAAATTCGTGACTGGCTCAGCGCTGGGCAGGCGGGTGAGGCTTGGCTGGTTAATGGCGATAAACGGCGCAGCGTACAAGCATCGGATATCACCATTCTGGTGCGCAGCCGTGCTGAAGCCGCGCTGGTTCGCGATGCACTCAGCGCGCTGGCGATCCCCTCGGTCTATCTTTCCAACCGCGATAGCGTATTCGATACGCCGGAAGCCAAAGATTTACTGTGGTTATTACAGGCCGTGCTGGCTCCTGAGCAGGAGCGTACCTTGCGTAGCGCAATGGCTACCGGGTTGCTGGGGTTAGATGCGCTGGCGCTGGATGATCTGAATCAGGATGAACGGGCCTGGGATGCGCTGGTCAACGAGTTTGATGAATACCGTACTCATTGGCAGCGGCGCGGTGTTTTGCCGATGCTGCGTGAGGTGATGGTTCGGCGGCATCTGGCCGAAAACCTGCTGGCCAGCCCAGGTGGCGAACGCCGCCTGACAGATGTAATGCATCTGGGGGAGCTGTTGCAAGAGGCCACAGTGCAACTGGACAGCGAACATGCGCTGGTGCGCTGGCTGGCACAGCAGATCGCTCAGCCTAATCGCCAATCGGATAATCAGCAATTACGCTTGGAAAGCGATCGGCATCTGGTACAGGTGATTACCATCCACAAATCCAAAGGGCTGGAGTTTGATCTGGTGTGGTTACCCTTTGTCGGCAACTTCCGCCAACAACGGCAGGTGCTGTACCACGATCGCAAGACTTTCCAAGCGTTGCTGGATCTCAATGCCAATGAAGAAAGCATTGCCTGGGCCGAAGAAGAACGGTTGGCAGAGGATTTGCGCCTGCTGTATGTGGCGCTGACCCGCTCGGTATACCACTGTAGTATCGGCATTGCGCCGCTGTTTCTGGGTACGCGCAAGAAGCAGGGGGAAACGGATCTGCACCGTAGTGCGCTGGGGTATCTGCTGCAAGCAGGGCAGGCTGGCGATGCCGCTTACCTGAAAGAAAGCCTGCAAACGCTGGCGACAGGTGGGATTAAACTCACTTTGGTGGATGCACCCGCTGAACATCTCTGGCAGCCTCCGGCAGCGGCGGTTGCCGAACTGGCGGCAAAACGCTTTGCGCGCCAGATACAGGATTTTTGGCGGGTGACCAGCTACACCGGCCTGCAACAGCACGGTGCGGCCGGGATGCCGGAGTTATTGCCACGTTTGGATATCGATGCCGCTGGCGAACAGGGGGAAGATAAGGGGCCGGAATTGAGCCCACATACTTTCCCGCGTGGTGCAGCACCGGGCACCTTCCTGCATAGCCTGTTTGAAAACTTGGATTTCACGCAGCCGCTGAATGAGCCGTGGTTGTTGGAACAATTACTCCAGCAGGGGTTTGATGCGCATTGGTTGCCGGTAGTGAAAACCTGGATGCAGGTATTGCTGAATACGCCGCTCAACAGCAGCGGCGTGGCTCTTTCTGCACTGGCCGCGGAATTCAAGCAGGCGGAGATGCAGTTTTACCTGCCGATCAACGGGTTGCTTCAGGCTCGTGAGCTGGATGCGTTGGTGAAGCGCTACGATCCGCTGGCCGCCCGTTGCCCTGAACTGAGCTTCCAGCAGGTGCAAGGCATGTTGAAAGGTTTTATTGATTTGGTGTTCTGCTGGCAGGGTAAATACTACCTGCTGGATTACAAATCCAACTGGCTGGGGGATGGCAGCAGTGCTTACACTCAGCAGGCCATGGAGCGGGCCATGGCAGAACACCGTTACGATCTGCAATATCAGCTGTATACCCTGGCACTGCACCGCTATCTGGGGCATCGCCTGGCGGATTATGATTACAGCAGCCATTTTGGCGGCGTGATTTATCTGTTTTTACGCGGCGTAGATGCTCAACATCCGGGCAACGGGATTTTTGCCTGTCGGCCGGAGGAAGCGCTGGTGCAAGGAATGGATCGTCTGTTCAACGGTGAGGCGATCGGCGCGGAGGAGGGGCAATGA
- the amiC gene encoding N-acetylmuramoyl-L-alanine amidase AmiC, with translation MSDTNHHLGRRRLLQGVAATWLLSVSRVGFAAATQVIAVRVWPSSTYTRVTLESNLPLKYQQFALTAPDRIVIDVEGIQLNSVLKGIASQVRKEDPYLTQVRIGQFNENTVRLVLELKQSVSPNMFTLAPVAEYRNRLVIDLYPTSGGTGEEYDPLLALLEDYNKGDLERSLPAEAPQAGKAGRDRPMVIMLDPGHGGEDPGAIGKYKTREKDIVLQIARRLSTLIKREPNMKVFMTRNEDVFIPLKVRVAKARKQRADLFVSIHADAFTNRAARGSSVFALSTKGATSNTAKFLAQTQNASDEIGGVSKSGDRYLDHTMFDLLQTATINDSLKFGKEVLSRMGKINPLHKNRVDQAGFAVLKAPDIPSILVETAFISNIEEERKLRTSHFQQQIAESILAGIKAYFANGGAQARR, from the coding sequence ATGTCTGACACGAATCACCATTTAGGCCGCCGTCGTTTGTTGCAGGGGGTTGCCGCAACCTGGTTGCTGAGTGTAAGCCGTGTCGGTTTTGCCGCTGCGACGCAGGTGATCGCCGTTCGCGTCTGGCCTTCTTCGACTTACACCCGCGTGACGCTGGAATCCAATCTGCCGCTGAAGTACCAACAGTTTGCGCTGACAGCTCCCGATCGTATCGTGATCGATGTTGAAGGTATTCAACTGAACAGTGTGCTGAAAGGGATCGCCAGCCAGGTGCGCAAAGAAGATCCTTACCTGACGCAGGTGCGAATCGGCCAATTCAATGAAAACACGGTCAGACTGGTGTTGGAACTTAAGCAAAGCGTCAGCCCGAATATGTTTACCCTGGCACCGGTGGCTGAATACCGTAACCGGCTGGTGATCGATCTCTATCCAACCTCGGGGGGCACTGGCGAAGAATATGATCCGTTGCTGGCATTACTGGAGGATTACAATAAGGGAGATTTGGAGCGTTCGTTACCGGCCGAAGCGCCGCAGGCGGGTAAGGCAGGGCGAGATCGGCCAATGGTGATTATGTTGGATCCTGGGCACGGTGGCGAAGATCCAGGCGCTATCGGTAAATATAAAACGCGTGAAAAAGACATTGTGTTGCAGATCGCCCGTCGCCTCAGCACGCTGATTAAGCGCGAACCAAATATGAAGGTGTTCATGACGCGCAATGAAGATGTGTTCATTCCATTGAAAGTGCGTGTGGCGAAAGCCCGCAAACAGCGCGCAGATCTGTTTGTGTCAATCCATGCTGATGCTTTTACCAACCGCGCGGCGCGGGGATCGTCGGTGTTTGCGTTGTCAACCAAAGGGGCAACCAGCAATACCGCCAAATTTCTGGCGCAGACCCAGAATGCCTCTGATGAAATTGGGGGCGTAAGCAAAAGCGGGGATCGTTATCTGGATCATACGATGTTTGATCTGCTACAGACCGCCACCATTAATGACAGCCTTAAATTTGGCAAGGAAGTACTCAGCCGAATGGGCAAAATCAACCCTTTGCACAAAAATCGCGTCGATCAGGCTGGTTTTGCCGTATTAAAGGCGCCTGACATCCCATCAATCCTGGTTGAAACCGCCTTTATCAGCAATATAGAAGAAGAACGGAAATTACGCACCAGCCATTTTCAGCAGCAGATAGCGGAATCTATTCTGGCAGGGATTAAGGCTTACTTTGCTAACGGTGGTGCGCAGGCTCGCCGTTAA
- the csdE gene encoding cysteine desulfurase sulfur acceptor subunit CsdE has protein sequence MLAPHPFGHAITAEALVAKFSALKQWEDRYRQLIMLAKQLPPLLAELRQPEIELSGCENRVWLGHQRLEDGSMHFYGDSEGRIVRGLLAVLLTAVEGKTPQQLLADDPLALFDHLALRAQLSVTRASGLEALAAGVKQIAARYA, from the coding sequence CTGCTTGCCCCTCATCCTTTTGGTCATGCCATCACCGCCGAAGCGCTGGTGGCAAAATTCAGCGCGCTGAAACAGTGGGAAGATCGTTACCGCCAGTTGATCATGCTGGCAAAACAGTTACCCCCGTTGCTGGCAGAGCTCCGGCAGCCAGAAATCGAACTAAGCGGTTGTGAAAATCGGGTCTGGCTAGGGCACCAGCGGTTGGAAGATGGCTCAATGCATTTCTATGGTGATAGCGAAGGCCGTATCGTGCGTGGCCTGTTGGCGGTCTTGCTGACCGCCGTGGAAGGTAAAACACCGCAACAGCTTCTGGCCGATGATCCTCTGGCCTTGTTTGATCACCTGGCACTGCGTGCCCAACTCAGCGTTACCCGCGCCAGCGGTCTGGAAGCCCTGGCCGCTGGCGTTAAGCAGATCGCGGCACGCTACGCCTGA